AACACCTGCAGCGCAATGGCCGTGGACGAGAGCGCAAGGCCGAGCGCCGCCACCAGCGCCACGCGCCATTCGGCACCCACGGCCCAGCCCACGGCAAACAGCACCGCGGCACAGCTCAGCACCTGCGCCGCGCCCCAGCCGAAAATCGGCCGGCGCAGGTTCCACAGGCGCTTGGGTTCGAGTTCGAGCCCCACGAGGAACAGCATCAGCACCACGCCGAACTCGGCGAAATGCAGCACGTCCTCCACGCTGGAGACGAGCCCCAGCCCCCACGGGCCGATGGCGATGCCGGCCACGAGGTAGCCGATGATCGAGCCCAGGCCCAGGGCCCTGGAAAGCGGCACCACCAGCACGGCGGCGCCCAGGTAGATCAGGCTGCTGGTCAGCCAGGCGGGTGCGTGTTCCATGCTCAGGCCATGCCCTCTTCGTTGTTCTTTTCTTCGTTGGCGGCGAACGCCACCTCGTCCATGTCATCGGATTCGGGCGGGCGGTCGGTTGCGGGGATGGGGCAGGCCACGCAGGCATCGAGTTCCTCGAGCTCGGGCCATTGGGGGTAGCTGCCCAGCCGCTGGGCGAACACGTCGACGTGCGCCGCCACCTCGTCCTCGGCGGCGCTGCGTGCGCCGTGCAAGACCAGCGGCGGCAGGAAGCGCATGCCGCAGAGCGCCGCAGTCTGCTCGTAGGGCGGCAGGAAGGCGTCGAAGAAATGGCGGTGGTAGCCCTGGGGGTGGTAGCTGGGCTCGGGGCTGCCCGTGGTGGCGACCAGCCAGCAGTCCTTGCCCTGCAAGGCCGTGCCGCCGGGGCCGTAGGCCCATCCGTAGCCGAGCACGTCGTCGAGCCAGAGTTTTTGCAGCGCCGGCATCGAATACCACTGGATCGGATGCAGCAGCACCACCAGGCTGGCCTTGGCGAGCCGGGCGTGCTCGGCCTCGACGTCGATCGCGAAGTCGGGATAGCTGCCGTAGAGGTCGTTGACATCGACCCCCGGCACGCCGCGCGCGGCGGCCAGCATGCGCCGGTTCACGCGCGAGTCGCGCCAGTGCGGATGGGCCGCGAGCACGTAGATGCCGCCGATGTCGTCGGCGGCCGATGTTGTTGTCGTCATGCTGCGAACATAGCGCAGGTTGGGCGCTTCCCAAGGCTGCGCGCACCTCGTGTCGCTACGATGCGGAGGTTTCCAACTCTGGAGGAGATGCCATGCCGGTGGTTCTGGTCGCCAATCCCAAGGGTGGCGTGGGCAAGTCGACGATCGCGACGAACATCGCGGGCTACTTTGCGAGCCGCGGCCGCGCGGTGATGCTCGGCGACGTGGACCGCCAGCAGTCCTCGCGCCTCTGGCTCGGCCTGCGTCCGCCGCAGGCGCGGCCCATCGCCACCTGGGAAGCCGCCGGCGACAGCGCCTTGGTGCGGCCGCCGCGCGGCACCACGCATGCGGTGCTCGACACGCCGGCCGGGCTGCACGGCTGGCGCTTCAAGGAGGTGCTGGCGCTGGCCGACCGGGTGATCGTGCCGCTGCAGCCGAGCATCTTCGACATCTACGCCACGCGCGATTTCCTCGACCGGCTGATGGAACAGCGCCGCGCCGAAAAGACGAGGATCAGCCTCGTGGGCATGCGCGTGAACGCCCGCACCCTGGCGGCCGACCGGCTGCACGAGTTCATTGCCAGCCTCGGCGTGCCGGTGCTGGGCGAACTGCGCGACACGCAGAACTACGTGCAGCTCGCGGCGCGCGGGCTCACGCTGTTCGACATTGCACCCGGGCGGGTGCAGCGCGACCTGGCGCAGTGGCAGCCGATCTGCGAATGGCTGGAAGCCTGAGGATCACGGCTGTCGCAAGTCCGACAGCGGTGCCGCCGGCCTTGGCGCCAGAATGCCCCGCATGACCAAAAAGACATTCCAGACGCTTCAGGATCTTGCGGCCTGCGTCGGCCAGGAAGTTGCCGTGAGCGACTGGATCACCATCACGCAGGAGCAGGTGAACCAGTTCGCCGAGGCCACGGGCGACCACCAGTGGATCCATGTCGACATCGAGCGCGCCAAGGCCGGGCCCTTCGGCGGCCCGATCGCCCATGGCTTCCTGACGCTGTCGCTGCTGCCGCGCTTCTTCGAGACGGCGCTCGAGGTGGTCGAATCGCGCATGGGCGTGAACTACGGCCTGAACCGGGTGCGCTTCATGTCGCCGGTGCCGGTGGGCAAGCGGCTGCGGTCGCGCATGAAGCTGCTCACGGCGGAGCCGATCGCCGACGACGGCATCCAGATGACCTGGGAAGCCACCATCGAGCTCGAAGGCGCGGCCAAGCCGGCCTGCGTGGCCGAGTCGGTGGTGCGCCGCTACCGCTGAGGCCTGATCAGCCGAACCCGTTCTGCCGCCAGGCCTCGAAGACGGTCACCGCCACCGCGTTCGAAAGGTTCAGGCTGCGCTGTCCTTCGCGCATCGGCAGCCGAAGGCGCTGCGGCTCGGCAAAGCTCTCGCGCACCGCGGGCGGCAGCCCGCTGGTTTCCGAGCCGAACACCAGCCAGTCTCCCGGTTGAAAGCGCACGTCGTGCACGGCGCGCGTACCGCGCGTGGTGAGCGCGAACATGCGCTCGGCGGCCGGACGCTCGGTATCGAGCAGCGCCTGCCAGCTTGCATGGCGCTTGACCTCGGCATATTCGTGATAGTCGAGCCCGGCGCGGCGCAGCAGGCGGTCGTCCATCGAGAAACCCAGCGGCTCGACCAGGTGCAGCGTGCACCCGGTGTTGGCGGCAAGGCGGATCACGTTGCCCGTGTTCGGCGGGATTTCGGGCTGGACCAGGACGATATGGAACATGCGCCGATTGTCGCGGTGCTCGTCAATGCGGCGGATCGGTGCGCGCGAACACGATGGCCGCGACATGCACCGCGCCGGCCAGCCGCAGCGCCGCGGCAGCCGAGAACAGCGAGGCGCCGCTGGTCATCACATCGTCGACCAGCACCACGCGCCGGCCCTGCAGCTGGTGGGCGCGCAAGGGCTCCACCGCGAAGGCGCCGCGCAGGTTGCGAAGGCGCTCGGCGCGCGCGAGGCCGCTCTGCGCCGGTGTTTCGCGGGTGCGCAGCAGCAGCGTCGCGTCGGTCTTGCCGGGCGCGAGCCGGCGCGCCAGTTCGAGCGCCTGGTTGAAGCCGCGCTCGCGCAGCCGGGCCGGCGCCATCGGCATGGGCAGCACCCGGTCGCACTGCTCCAGCGCCGGCTCCACCCAAGGCACGCTGCGCATCAGCGTGGCGAGCGGCCCGGCCCAGCCGGCCTCGCCGTGAAACTTGAACTGGGCAATGCAGTCGGGCCACGGCCACGCATAGGTGCAAGCTGCGAAGCAGGCATCGAGCGGCGGCGCATCGCGCATGCATTCGCTGCACCGGGCCACGCCCTCGGGCACCGGCAGGGCGCAGCTGCCGCAGCGCGCGGCCGGCGGCGCGAAGCGCGTCACGCAGGCATCGCAGATGCGGCGGGACGGCCATGCGCGGCACACCTCGCACTGGCTGGGCAGCCGTGCGAGAAGAGAGGTCAAAGGCCGATCGGCCCAACGGCTGAACATGGGCTCAATATACTCACGGCCCCATGGCCACCGACCCCGCAAGAAGACCGCCGACCATCGATCCCACGGCGGCCGCGCGCTGGAGCCGGCTCGCGCCTGGCTCCGGCTCGCCCTGGCTGCACGAGGAAATCGGCCGCCGCATGGAAGACCGGCTGCAATGGATCAAGGCGCAGCCGCGCACCTGGGCCGACTGGGCGCCGCTGCGCGGCGGCCTCGAGGCGCACGAACTGGTGGCCAGGCGCTATCGCGAAGCCGCCTGCTTCGTGATCGAACCCGAAGCGAACCTGGCCGCCGCGGCCGGCCAGGCGCTGGCCGCGCCCTGGTGGAGCGCGCGGCGCTGGCAGGGCGGCAAGGCGCGCTTCGATGCGCCGCCGGAAGATGGCGTGGACCTGCTCTGGGCCAACATGTCACTGCACATGGCGGCCGATCCCGAGGCGCTCATCGCGCGCTGGCACCGGCTGGTGGCGACCGACGGCTTCCTGATGTTTTCGTGCCTGGGCCCCGACACGGTCCGCGAGCTGCGGGCGCTGCATGCGCGGCTGGGCTGGCCGGCCGCGGGCCACGAATACACCGACATGCACGATTGGGGCGACATGCTGGTGCATGCCGGCTTCGCCGAACCGGTGATGGACATGGAACGCATCGTGCTTACCTGGGCCACGCCCGAGGCGGCGCTGGCCGAGCTGCGCACGCTCGGGCGCAACCTGCATCCGGCGCGCTTCCCGGCGCTTCGCGGCAAGGCATGGCACCAGGCGCTCAAGCATGCGTTGCCCGAGCTGGCGCCGGCGCAAGAGGGCGGCGGGCGCATCGCGCTGACCTTCGAGGTCATCTACGGCCATGCCTTCAAGCCGGCGCCGCGCGTGGCGCTTTCGGCCGAGAGCGCGGTGTCGCTGCGCGAGATGCGCTCGATGCTGCAGCGCGGCCGGCCCGGCGCCTGATGGGCGCGGGCCGCCAGCTGCGCACCCGCGACCGGGCGTCTGTGTCTACCCGCTACAATCCGCCGTTGCGTGAAACTCGCGGGTAGTGTTCCGCGAACGAGGTCTGTCCGATCCTGTGGAGACAAGGGGTTGGGCAGCCGTCGACGCACCGATTTGCTGAACTCGCCCGTGTCGAATTCCGTGTTTCGTTTTGCCACCGTTTCAGGCCAGAACATCCAATGGTTCCTGAAGCGGAACTGCTCGGTGACGCCGAGCCAGCTGGGCTGGCTCTACGCGTCGCTGTGCGTGGTATCGCTCGGTATCGGCGCGGTCTTCTGGATGCTCGGTGCGCCGCTGGTCCTGCCTTTTGCCTGGCTCGAACTGGCCGCGGTGGGTTTCGCGTTCATGCTGTACGCACGGCACGCAACCGATGGAGAACGGATTGCGCTGCAGGGCGGCCGGCTGGTGGTGGAGCTCGAGAACGGTGGAGACTACGAGCGCACGGAATTTCTGCCGCACCAGGTGCGGATCGAACCGCAGGCCGGCGATCGTTCGCTGATCGAGGTCTCGGGTCAGGGTCGATCGGTCAGGGTGGGGCGCTATGTACGCCCGGAGTTGCGAGCCGCATTGGCGCGCGAGATTCGCATGGCGTTGCGTGGCGCCTGAGGGCTCGCGCGGCGCTGCACGGTTGGGTTTGTTGAAAAAAATTGAAGAAACGTGAACACGATGAAGAGCATTTGGCGCAACAAGTACAGGCCGGCGAATCTGTTGCTGGCGGCCGGCGCGGCTTTCAGCGGCGCGGCGCACGCAGTCAACGATCTGCCCGGCGGCCCTTCGGTGCGCCAGCTGAATCTCCCGCTGGGCGTCACCAAGATTGCGCAGGAACAGCACTTCCTGCACACGGTGATGATGATCCTGTGCACGGTCATCTTCGTTGCCGTGTTCGCGGTCATGTTCTATTCGATATGGAAGCACCGCAAGTCGGTCGGCCACAAGGCGGCCAACTTCCATGAATCGGTGGTGGTCGAGGTCATCTGGACCATCGTGCCCTTCATCATCGTGATCGTGATGGCGCTGCCCGCCACCAAGGTGCTGGTGGCCCAGAAGGACACCACCAACGCCGACCTCACCATCAAGACCACCGGCTACCAGTGGAAGTGGGGCTACGACTACCTGAACGGCGAAGGCGAGGGCCTGGCCTTCATCTCCACGCTCGACAGTTCGCAGCGCGCCATGTCCGACGCCGGCGCCAAGGGCGTCATGCCAGACGACTACCTCTTCAAGGTCGACAACCCGCTGGTGGTGCCGGTCCAGAAGAAGGTCCGCATCATCACCACCGCCAACGACGTGATCCACGCGTTTGCCGTGCCGCAGCTCGGCATCAAGCAGGACGCGGTTCCCGGCTTCGTGCGCGACACCTGGTTCCGCGCCGAAACCGTGGGCGACTACTACGGCCAGTGCCAGGAGCTCTGCGGCAAGGAACACGCCTACATGCCGATCCACGTGAAGGTGGTCTCGGCCGCCGACTACACGGCGTGGGTCGATGGCAAGCGCAAGGAAGCCGCGGCCAAGCTCGACGATCCGGGCAAGGTCTGGGCCCTGCCCGAGATGCTGACGCGCGGCGAGAAGGTCTATGCCGCCAACTGCGCGGCCTGCCACCAGGCCAACGGCAAGGGCGCCGGCCCGATCAAGCCGCTCGACGCCAGCCCCAAGGTGGTCGACGCCGACCACAAGGTGCAGCTG
This genomic window from Variovorax paradoxus contains:
- a CDS encoding class I SAM-dependent methyltransferase, which codes for MATDPARRPPTIDPTAAARWSRLAPGSGSPWLHEEIGRRMEDRLQWIKAQPRTWADWAPLRGGLEAHELVARRYREAACFVIEPEANLAAAAGQALAAPWWSARRWQGGKARFDAPPEDGVDLLWANMSLHMAADPEALIARWHRLVATDGFLMFSCLGPDTVRELRALHARLGWPAAGHEYTDMHDWGDMLVHAGFAEPVMDMERIVLTWATPEAALAELRTLGRNLHPARFPALRGKAWHQALKHALPELAPAQEGGGRIALTFEVIYGHAFKPAPRVALSAESAVSLREMRSMLQRGRPGA
- the coxB gene encoding cytochrome c oxidase subunit II; this translates as MKSIWRNKYRPANLLLAAGAAFSGAAHAVNDLPGGPSVRQLNLPLGVTKIAQEQHFLHTVMMILCTVIFVAVFAVMFYSIWKHRKSVGHKAANFHESVVVEVIWTIVPFIIVIVMALPATKVLVAQKDTTNADLTIKTTGYQWKWGYDYLNGEGEGLAFISTLDSSQRAMSDAGAKGVMPDDYLFKVDNPLVVPVQKKVRIITTANDVIHAFAVPQLGIKQDAVPGFVRDTWFRAETVGDYYGQCQELCGKEHAYMPIHVKVVSAADYTAWVDGKRKEAAAKLDDPGKVWALPEMLTRGEKVYAANCAACHQANGKGAGPIKPLDASPKVVDADHKVQLMVLLNGQNNGAMPSWKQLSDTDLAAVATYTKNSWSNKTGQLVQPAEVLALRGK
- a CDS encoding MaoC family dehydratase, with the translated sequence MPRMTKKTFQTLQDLAACVGQEVAVSDWITITQEQVNQFAEATGDHQWIHVDIERAKAGPFGGPIAHGFLTLSLLPRFFETALEVVESRMGVNYGLNRVRFMSPVPVGKRLRSRMKLLTAEPIADDGIQMTWEATIELEGAAKPACVAESVVRRYR
- a CDS encoding ComF family protein, with amino-acid sequence MFSRWADRPLTSLLARLPSQCEVCRAWPSRRICDACVTRFAPPAARCGSCALPVPEGVARCSECMRDAPPLDACFAACTYAWPWPDCIAQFKFHGEAGWAGPLATLMRSVPWVEPALEQCDRVLPMPMAPARLRERGFNQALELARRLAPGKTDATLLLRTRETPAQSGLARAERLRNLRGAFAVEPLRAHQLQGRRVVLVDDVMTSGASLFSAAAALRLAGAVHVAAIVFARTDPPH
- a CDS encoding DUF2244 domain-containing protein → MSNSVFRFATVSGQNIQWFLKRNCSVTPSQLGWLYASLCVVSLGIGAVFWMLGAPLVLPFAWLELAAVGFAFMLYARHATDGERIALQGGRLVVELENGGDYERTEFLPHQVRIEPQAGDRSLIEVSGQGRSVRVGRYVRPELRAALAREIRMALRGA
- the kefF gene encoding glutathione-regulated potassium-efflux system oxidoreductase KefF is translated as MTTTTSAADDIGGIYVLAAHPHWRDSRVNRRMLAAARGVPGVDVNDLYGSYPDFAIDVEAEHARLAKASLVVLLHPIQWYSMPALQKLWLDDVLGYGWAYGPGGTALQGKDCWLVATTGSPEPSYHPQGYHRHFFDAFLPPYEQTAALCGMRFLPPLVLHGARSAAEDEVAAHVDVFAQRLGSYPQWPELEELDACVACPIPATDRPPESDDMDEVAFAANEEKNNEEGMA
- the trmL gene encoding tRNA (uridine(34)/cytosine(34)/5-carboxymethylaminomethyluridine(34)-2'-O)-methyltransferase TrmL, which encodes MFHIVLVQPEIPPNTGNVIRLAANTGCTLHLVEPLGFSMDDRLLRRAGLDYHEYAEVKRHASWQALLDTERPAAERMFALTTRGTRAVHDVRFQPGDWLVFGSETSGLPPAVRESFAEPQRLRLPMREGQRSLNLSNAVAVTVFEAWRQNGFG
- a CDS encoding ParA family protein, giving the protein MPVVLVANPKGGVGKSTIATNIAGYFASRGRAVMLGDVDRQQSSRLWLGLRPPQARPIATWEAAGDSALVRPPRGTTHAVLDTPAGLHGWRFKEVLALADRVIVPLQPSIFDIYATRDFLDRLMEQRRAEKTRISLVGMRVNARTLAADRLHEFIASLGVPVLGELRDTQNYVQLAARGLTLFDIAPGRVQRDLAQWQPICEWLEA